A window from Methanobrevibacter sp. V74 encodes these proteins:
- a CDS encoding metallophosphoesterase — protein MEKMLIGLISDTHIPDRAKVLPQKVMEAFSEVELILHAGDLTSPKVIEELETIAPVMAIQGNMDRVNGIDLPKAKVIEAEGLKIGLIHGEVYPRADSSQLLYLAKELNVDILVSGHSHQPKIEQKDGILLLNPGSPIVPRLADRTVMLLEINNEEVDVEIVKIGSPVCSALDFDQYPRD, from the coding sequence TTGGAAAAAATGTTAATTGGTTTAATTTCAGATACACACATCCCAGATAGAGCAAAAGTATTGCCTCAAAAAGTAATGGAAGCATTTAGTGAAGTTGAATTAATATTACATGCAGGAGATTTAACTTCTCCAAAAGTAATTGAAGAATTAGAAACAATAGCTCCAGTCATGGCAATTCAAGGAAATATGGATAGAGTTAATGGAATTGACCTACCAAAAGCAAAAGTTATTGAAGCAGAAGGTCTGAAAATTGGCCTCATACATGGAGAAGTGTACCCAAGAGCAGATAGCAGCCAATTATTATACTTGGCAAAAGAATTAAATGTTGACATTCTGGTTTCAGGACACTCACATCAACCAAAAATAGAACAAAAAGATGGAATATTGCTATTGAATCCTGGAAGTCCTATAGTTCCAAGGCTTGCAGACAGAACTGTTATGTTACTTGAAATTAATAATGAAGAAGTTGATGTTGAAATTGTTAAAATTGGCTCACCAGTATGTAGCGCACTTGATTTTGACCAATATCCGAGGGATTGA
- a CDS encoding SDR family oxidoreductase gives MGRIDILVNAAGMGNNKMVTDQSNEEWERHIHIDLSGVYYMCKAVGEIMIEQEYGKIINIGLIHSRVIFPGGGISAYSSAKGGVMNLTKNLAVEWAKYNITVNAIGPAVFETELTVASIEMDGFMDLIAAYCPAGRLGKLGELDGIAIYLASDASSFCTGQLICIDGGWTAI, from the coding sequence ATGGGTAGGATTGATATTTTGGTTAACGCTGCAGGTATGGGCAATAACAAAATGGTTACTGATCAATCAAATGAAGAATGGGAAAGACACATTCACATTGATTTAAGTGGTGTATACTACATGTGTAAAGCTGTTGGGGAAATAATGATTGAACAGGAATATGGTAAAATCATTAACATTGGTTTAATCCACTCAAGAGTAATCTTCCCCGGTGGAGGAATTAGCGCATACTCATCTGCTAAAGGTGGAGTAATGAACTTAACCAAAAACTTAGCAGTAGAATGGGCCAAATACAATATTACTGTAAACGCTATTGGTCCTGCGGTATTTGAAACTGAATTAACTGTAGCTTCTATTGAAATGGATGGATTCATGGACCTCATTGCAGCATATTGTCCGGCAGGCCGCTTAGGTAAACTTGGTGAATTGGATGGTATTGCAATTTACTTGGCCTCTGATGCATCAAGTTTCTGTACTGGTCAATTAATCTGTATTGATGGTGGATGGACAGCTATTTAG
- a CDS encoding DUF5518 domain-containing protein, with product MTKWSAVFIGFIFAVAVKSFFAHYEFVGLLIVGFITGYIAHSGALSGLWNAAVAGALGTIIAAILFVLIVTFGGSFAGMFGGLTGFTLSGVASIITIIESLIYYAIVMGITGAVGGALASKN from the coding sequence ATGACTAAATGGAGTGCAGTATTTATCGGATTCATATTTGCTGTTGCTGTAAAATCATTTTTCGCACATTATGAATTTGTAGGATTGTTAATTGTAGGATTCATTACAGGATACATTGCTCATTCTGGAGCATTAAGTGGACTTTGGAATGCTGCTGTTGCAGGAGCCTTAGGTACAATTATTGCAGCAATATTATTTGTTTTAATTGTAACATTTGGAGGCAGTTTTGCAGGAATGTTTGGAGGATTAACCGGATTCACACTCTCTGGAGTCGCTAGCATAATCACAATTATTGAATCATTAATTTATTATGCAATTGTAATGGGAATTACAGGAGCCGTTGGAGGAGCATTAGCTTCTAAAAATTAA
- a CDS encoding formate--phosphoribosylaminoimidazolecarboxamide ligase: protein MGEVKKEDILNILANYDKSEITIATLGSHTSLHILQGAKEEGFRTAIVCEKGREIPYQRFGVADEYIIVDEFKDIVNEDIQEKLRAMNAIVVPHGSFVAYAGLDNVEDKFNVPMFGNRDVLRWEAERDKERALLVEGGVRIPFKYDGPSEIDRPVMVKFPGARGGRGYFVASSTEEFNAKIESMKARGWLDDSDVEAAHIEEYVSGCNYCIHYFYSSLDDAVELMGMDTRYESSIDGFVRMPAKDQLDIDLSPSYVVTGNHPAVIRESLLPQVFEMADKLTESAKKLVAPGLNGPFCMQTLVNDNLEVICFEISARTDGGTNTFMNGSPYSYLTYGEPMSMGRRIAVEIKKGIKRDELEKIIT, encoded by the coding sequence ATGGGAGAAGTTAAAAAGGAAGATATTTTAAATATTTTGGCTAATTATGACAAAAGTGAAATCACAATAGCTACTCTCGGAAGTCACACTTCTTTACATATTTTGCAAGGTGCAAAAGAAGAAGGATTTAGAACCGCTATCGTTTGTGAAAAAGGAAGAGAAATTCCATATCAAAGATTCGGAGTTGCAGATGAATATATAATCGTTGATGAATTTAAAGACATTGTCAATGAAGATATTCAAGAAAAACTCCGAGCAATGAATGCAATTGTTGTTCCTCATGGATCTTTTGTTGCATATGCCGGCCTTGATAATGTAGAAGACAAATTTAATGTCCCTATGTTTGGAAACAGAGACGTGTTAAGATGGGAAGCAGAAAGGGATAAAGAAAGAGCACTGTTGGTTGAGGGTGGAGTTAGAATTCCATTTAAATATGACGGTCCATCTGAAATCGACCGCCCAGTTATGGTTAAATTCCCAGGTGCAAGAGGTGGAAGAGGTTACTTTGTAGCATCCTCTACTGAAGAATTTAATGCAAAAATTGAATCTATGAAAGCACGTGGTTGGTTAGATGACAGTGATGTAGAGGCGGCGCACATTGAAGAGTATGTTTCGGGTTGTAATTACTGTATACATTATTTTTACTCATCACTTGATGATGCTGTTGAATTAATGGGTATGGATACAAGATATGAATCCAGTATTGACGGTTTTGTAAGAATGCCTGCAAAAGATCAGTTAGACATTGATTTAAGCCCGTCTTATGTTGTAACTGGTAACCACCCTGCTGTCATTCGTGAGTCATTACTTCCTCAAGTATTTGAGATGGCCGATAAATTAACTGAAAGTGCTAAAAAATTGGTTGCTCCTGGATTAAACGGACCATTCTGCATGCAAACATTAGTGAATGATAATTTAGAAGTAATTTGTTTTGAAATTAGTGCAAGAACTGATGGTGGAACTAACACATTTATGAACGGTTCTCCTTACTCCTACTTAACTTATGGTGAACCAATGAGCATGGGTAGAAGAATTGCGGTTGAAATTAAAAAAGGCATAAAAAGAGATGAATTAGAAAAAATAATAACATAA
- a CDS encoding SAM-dependent methyltransferase: MGSKWQMEKHNDPYYKKAKKEDYRSRASYKLKQLDKKYKLIKEGNTVVDLGAAPGGWSQVALEKVGEEGIVVGVDLNRFKKFPEENYYGIRGDFTTPEVQEKIMEIIGGKAKVVMSDAAPSLCGIKNIDQLRSIDLVNVVIEIAENILEEKGNLVMKVFQGSEYKNMLDSLKSKFRHVRTTKPPSSRKKSSEMYVVGLEYMPNKKKRKK, from the coding sequence ATGGGAAGCAAATGGCAAATGGAAAAACATAATGATCCATATTATAAAAAAGCTAAAAAAGAAGATTATCGTTCAAGAGCCTCTTATAAACTTAAACAATTAGATAAAAAGTACAAGCTTATTAAAGAGGGCAATACAGTGGTTGATTTAGGTGCAGCACCTGGCGGATGGTCACAAGTTGCACTGGAAAAAGTAGGTGAAGAGGGAATTGTTGTTGGAGTTGACTTAAATAGATTTAAAAAATTCCCCGAAGAAAATTATTATGGAATCAGAGGAGATTTCACAACTCCCGAAGTTCAGGAAAAAATAATGGAAATCATTGGTGGAAAAGCTAAAGTGGTAATGTCTGATGCTGCTCCATCACTTTGCGGCATTAAAAACATCGACCAGCTCAGATCAATTGATTTAGTTAATGTGGTTATTGAAATAGCTGAAAACATCCTAGAAGAAAAAGGCAATTTAGTTATGAAAGTATTCCAAGGTTCCGAATATAAAAATATGTTAGATTCACTTAAATCCAAATTCAGACATGTTAGAACCACCAAACCTCCATCATCACGTAAAAAAAGTTCTGAAATGTACGTTGTAGGACTAGAATATATGCCTAATAAAAAAAAGAGAAAAAAATAA
- a CDS encoding SDR family NAD(P)-dependent oxidoreductase, producing MKNYFDIKDKVAVITGASSGLGWQIAQAYASQGARLALFARREERLLENVAEIEKEYGVDAIYAVCDVGDYDSITAAVAKVMDEYG from the coding sequence ATGAAAAACTATTTTGATATAAAAGATAAAGTGGCAGTAATAACCGGTGCTTCATCTGGACTTGGCTGGCAAATTGCACAGGCATATGCAAGTCAAGGTGCTAGATTAGCATTATTTGCAAGAAGAGAAGAAAGATTGTTAGAAAACGTAGCTGAAATAGAAAAAGAATATGGAGTTGATGCTATCTATGCTGTATGTGATGTAGGAGATTATGACAGTATAACTGCGGCGGTTGCAAAAGTTATGGATGAATATGGGTAG
- a CDS encoding ATP-dependent helicase encodes MIEEQNKTYSKKQIYKTLHPWVRQWFESQFKDFTPAQKKSIIDIHKNNNILISSPTGSGKTLTAFLSVISKLTSLAEKEKLEDKVYCIYISPLKALDNDIEKNLDEPLKEIEKIAGQNLGIRKTVRTGDTSQYQRQKMLKKPPHILITTPETLSILLVAPKFREKLSHVKYVIVDEIHSLAENKRGVDLSLSLERLQHLIGQYTRIGLSATVSPIEEVARFLVGYEYGVERNCKIVNINYLKELDMEVMCPVSDIVLADEEDIRLGMYDLLDDLIQENKTTLIFTNTRSGTERFVYNLKKMYPMNYDNDNIMAHHSSLSKEARLETENKLKEGKLKAVVSSTSLELGIDIGYIDLVVLINSPKSVARALQRIGRSGHRLHEKSHGKIIVTDRDDLVECSVLLKNAKEGKIDKITIPTNCLDVLAQHIYGMSIENPWDIDYAYDVIRKSYCYKDLTRDDYENVLSYLAGEYPELEEHYVYAKIWIDYKENTFGKRGKLARMLYSTNIGTIPDSSGVLVKYDGETVGKIEESFMERLKKGDTFVLGGRTYRFNYGKGMTINVTPASGPPTIPSWFSQQLPLSFDLAMDIQKFRSFMDSKFEYRKSKEEIMEFIYDYLYVDEFAANSIYEYFVEQYKYARIPSNRRLLIEYYKGFGGRKFVIFHSLFGRKVNDALSRAVAYVVAQKYNTNVTISISDNGFYLSSDGTIGGLESFKKLTPENFEQILSNSLNKTETLASRFRHCAGRSLMTLRKYKGESKSVGRQQVRGKILLKFVQGMDEDFSILKEARREAMEDYMDVKNALKVIKIVDSGELEIKTIDTVIPSPFAFNLVSQGYLDILNQNDKNEFTKRMHQAIVEQIKDKLKDIY; translated from the coding sequence ATGATTGAAGAGCAAAACAAAACATATTCAAAAAAACAAATTTACAAAACACTTCACCCATGGGTTAGACAATGGTTTGAATCCCAATTCAAAGATTTCACACCCGCTCAGAAAAAATCGATCATAGATATCCACAAAAACAATAACATACTTATATCTTCACCAACAGGTTCAGGTAAAACATTAACAGCATTTTTATCAGTAATCAGTAAGTTAACAAGTCTTGCTGAGAAAGAAAAGCTTGAAGATAAAGTTTACTGCATTTACATCTCACCCCTAAAAGCATTAGATAATGATATCGAAAAAAATTTAGACGAACCCCTAAAAGAAATTGAAAAAATAGCTGGTCAGAACTTAGGAATAAGAAAAACGGTGCGAACCGGCGATACAAGCCAATATCAAAGACAAAAAATGCTTAAAAAACCGCCGCACATTTTAATTACAACCCCTGAAACATTATCAATCTTACTAGTGGCCCCTAAATTTAGAGAAAAATTAAGTCATGTGAAATATGTTATTGTTGATGAAATTCACTCATTAGCTGAAAATAAACGAGGAGTAGATTTAAGTTTATCTCTTGAAAGGCTGCAGCACCTAATTGGACAATATACAAGAATCGGCCTATCAGCAACAGTAAGTCCAATTGAAGAAGTTGCAAGATTTTTAGTAGGTTATGAATATGGAGTAGAGCGAAACTGCAAAATAGTTAATATAAACTATTTAAAAGAACTTGACATGGAGGTAATGTGTCCAGTAAGCGATATTGTACTTGCTGATGAAGAAGACATACGACTTGGAATGTATGACTTGCTTGATGATTTAATTCAGGAAAACAAGACCACATTAATATTTACAAATACAAGAAGTGGAACAGAACGTTTTGTTTATAATTTAAAGAAAATGTATCCGATGAATTATGATAATGACAATATCATGGCTCACCATTCTTCACTTTCAAAAGAAGCACGTCTTGAAACAGAAAATAAACTAAAGGAAGGAAAATTAAAAGCTGTCGTTTCATCAACATCCCTAGAACTTGGCATTGACATTGGATATATTGATCTTGTAGTTTTAATAAACTCGCCGAAATCAGTTGCAAGAGCTCTTCAAAGAATCGGTAGAAGCGGACACAGGCTACATGAGAAATCACATGGAAAAATCATAGTAACCGACCGTGATGATTTAGTAGAATGTTCAGTTCTTCTAAAAAATGCAAAAGAAGGTAAAATTGATAAAATCACGATACCAACAAACTGTCTTGATGTATTGGCCCAACATATTTACGGAATGAGTATTGAAAATCCATGGGATATTGATTATGCATATGACGTGATAAGGAAGAGTTATTGTTATAAAGACCTAACAAGAGATGATTATGAAAATGTATTGAGTTATCTTGCTGGAGAATATCCTGAACTTGAAGAACATTATGTTTATGCTAAAATTTGGATTGATTATAAAGAAAATACCTTTGGAAAAAGAGGAAAGCTAGCCAGAATGCTTTATTCGACAAATATTGGAACAATACCAGATTCATCTGGAGTGCTTGTTAAATATGATGGTGAAACAGTTGGTAAAATTGAAGAGTCATTTATGGAGAGACTGAAAAAAGGAGACACATTCGTTTTGGGAGGTAGAACATATCGATTCAATTATGGAAAAGGAATGACTATAAATGTAACTCCTGCAAGCGGACCTCCGACAATACCTTCATGGTTTTCACAACAACTGCCACTATCATTTGACCTTGCAATGGATATACAAAAATTTAGATCGTTTATGGACTCTAAATTTGAATATAGGAAAAGTAAAGAAGAAATCATGGAATTTATCTATGATTATTTATATGTAGATGAATTTGCAGCCAATTCAATATATGAATACTTTGTCGAACAATACAAATATGCTAGAATTCCATCCAATAGAAGGTTATTAATTGAATACTATAAAGGATTCGGAGGGAGGAAATTTGTAATATTTCATTCATTATTCGGACGAAAAGTCAATGATGCACTATCCCGTGCAGTTGCTTATGTTGTTGCTCAAAAATACAATACCAATGTTACCATTTCAATATCAGACAATGGTTTTTATTTAAGCTCAGATGGCACTATTGGAGGACTGGAGTCATTTAAAAAATTAACTCCTGAAAATTTCGAGCAAATATTATCAAATTCATTAAATAAAACAGAAACATTAGCTTCCCGCTTTAGACATTGTGCTGGAAGATCATTGATGACACTTAGAAAATATAAGGGAGAATCTAAATCAGTTGGTCGCCAACAAGTTAGAGGAAAAATATTACTTAAGTTCGTTCAAGGCATGGATGAGGATTTCTCAATTCTAAAAGAAGCTAGAAGAGAAGCAATGGAAGATTATATGGATGTTAAAAATGCCTTAAAAGTTATCAAAATTGTCGATAGTGGTGAGCTAGAAATTAAAACAATAGACACTGTTATTCCAAGTCCATTTGCATTTAATTTAGTTTCACAAGGATACTTAGATATCTTAAATCAAAATGACAAAAACGAATTTACAAAAAGAATGCATCAAGCAATCGTTGAGCAAATTAAAGATAAACTAAAAGATATTTATTAA